The nucleotide sequence ACGACGTGCTCCTGCTCCGACCGCTCGACGGACGGTTCGGCTTTCCTGCGCCGGCCGTACGCCCGCCGGTCGGTCACCGGGACCGGCCGGCGACGCGGTTCACGGCGACGCTCTGCCACCGGACAGGGCCGGTCGACAGGTCGTTCGTCGACCTCTTCCACCGGCGGATCCGTCCGCTGCTCGTCGAGACCGGCGCCGCAGCCGTCGCCTGCCTGTCGACCGAGTACGCCGAGAACACCTTCCCGGCACTGCCGGTACGCACCGGGGAGCACGTCGTCTGCTGGCTCAGCCGGTTCGCCGACGCCGGCCAGCTCGACGACCACATCCGGCACCTGGACCGGTCGCGCCGATGGCGGGACGAGGTACTGCCCGAGCTGTCCGGCACGCTGCGCACGCCACCGCGACTGCTGCGGCTGGCCCCGACGGCCCGCTCGGCACTGCGCTGACCCAGCGGCGCCGGGACACCGCTCAGTCGGTGATGCCCTGCTCCCGGGCCCAGCGCAGCAGCTCGACCTCGGCCGAGTCCCGGTCCAGCGGCCCCCGCTCCAGGCGGAGTTCCTTCAGGTGCCGCCAGGCCCGACCGACGATCGGCCCCGGCGGTACGCCGAGCAGCTCCATGATGGCGTTGCCGTCGAGGTCGGGGCGGACCCGGGCGAGGTCCTCCTCGGCCTGGATCCGCGCGATCCGCTCCTCCAGCGCGTCGTAGTCGGCGGCCAGCGCGGCGGCCTTGCGGCGGTTGCGGGTGGTGCAGTCGGACCGGGTCAGCTTGTGTAGCCGGGGCAGCAGGTCACCGGCGTCGGTGACATACCGGCGCACCGCCGAGTCGGTCCACTCGCCCCGGCCGTACCCGTAGAACCGCAGGTGCAGCCCGACCAGCCCGACCACCTGGCCGGTCACGTCCTTCGGGTAACGCAGTGCCTTCATCCGCTGCCTGGTCAGCCGGGCGCCGACCACCTCGTGGTGGTGGAAGCTGACCCGGCCGTCCGGCCCGACCGCCTTGGTGGCCGGCTTGCCGACGTCGTGCATCAGCGCGGCCATCCGGAGTACGAAGTCGCAGCCCGCCTCCTCCAGCCGGACCGCGTTGCCCACCACCGTCAGGGTGTGCTCGTAGACGTCCTTGTGCTGGGCGTGCTCGTCGATCTCCAGTTTCAGCCCGGACAGCTCCGGCAGGAACCGGTCGGCGAGGCCGGTGTCGACAAGCAGTCGCAGCCCGGCGATCGGGTCGGCCCCGCAGAGCAGCTTGGTGAACTCGTCCCGGATCCGCTCGGCGGTGATCCGGTCCAGGTCGGCCGCCATCGCCCGCATCGCCGAACGCACCTCGGGGGCGACGGCGAAGCGCAGCTGCGCGGCGAACCGGGCGGCCCGGAGCATCCGCAGCGGGTCGTCCCCGAACGACTCGGCCGGGGTGCCCGGGGTCCGGATCAGCCGGCCGGCGAGGTCGGCCAGCCCGCCGTGCGGGTCGGTGAACTCGTGTCCGGGCAGGCTGACCGCCATCGCGTTCACGGTGAAGTCGCGCCGCCGCAGGTCGTCGCCGAGGTTGGTGCCGTACCGGACGACCGGGTTCCGGCTCACCTGGTCGTACGACTCGGCGCGGAAGGTGGTGATCTCCAGCCGCAGCCCGTCCCGCTGTGCGCCGATCGTGCCGAACTCGCGCCCGGTCTCCCAGGTCGCCTCGGCCCAGCCCTTGAGCAGCCGCAGCGTCTCGTCCGGGTGCGCGTCGGTGGCGAAGTCGAGGTCGTCGCCGAGCCGGCCGAGCAGGGCGTCCCGGACCGAACCGCCGACCAGGTGCAGCTCGTGGCCGGCCCGGGCGAACCGGCGGCCCAACTCGTCGGCGACCGGCGAGACCCGGAGCAGTTCGGCGACGGCCTTGCGCTGGGCAGCGCTCAGCGCCGACCGGCTGGCGGACGGCGTGCCGGCGGCGCTGTTCGGGGCGGATGTTTCGGACATGGGATCGCCAGCCTACTTAACCGCCCGGAACCTCCCGGCGCCGGGCACGCCGGCCGTGGCGGGTGACCGGATCGAGCGGTGACGCGGCCGGCCCGGCGGGCGGGTGACCGGGTTGACTAAGGTTCCAACAGTGCTGGCGGGTGCCCTGCCCGCCGTACCCCTTGGGAGGCTGACATGGCTGGCGGGCTGTACCGCAGCGCGAACGCCATGCCGGACGGTGTCCCGCCGCCCCAGGACGGCGCCACGCTGATCGGCGCGTCGCCGGCCCTGGAGGGCGCCTCGCCGCCGCCGGAGACCGCCGGCAGCGCCGCCGGCAACAGCGCGATCATGGCGATCGGCAGCCTGGTGAGCCGGGGTACCGGCTTCCTGCGCACCCTGATGCTGACGGCCGCGCTGGGCGCGTTCGCCGTCAACGACGCGTACACCACCGCGTTGTTCATCCCGCAGATGGTCTACGAGTTCCTGCTCGGCGGCATCCTGACCAGCGTGGTGGTGCCGGTGCTGGTACGCCGACGCCGGGTCGACGCCGACGGCGGCCAGGCGTACGCCCAACGCCTGCTCACGCTCGCCGTGCTCGCCCTCGGCGCCGCCCTGGTGCTCGCCATGGTCGCCGCGCCGCTACTGACCTCGATCTACGCCGGGGGACGCGGCGGCGACTACCAGAGCCTCGTCACCAAGCTCTCCTACCTGCTGCTGCCGATCATCTTCTTCGCCGGCCTGAGCGCCCTGGTCGCCGCGGTCCTCAACACCCGCGGGCACTTCGCGGCGCCGATGTGGACACCGATCCTCAACAACCTCGTCATCATCGCCGCCTGTGCGCTGTATATCGCCATCTACGGCGCCCGGATCATCGACCCGGGCCAGATGAGTCCCGGCCGGATCCTGCTGCTCGGCGGTGGAACCCTGCTCGGCATCGTCGTGCAGGCCGTCGGGCTGCTGCCGGCGCTGCGCAA is from Micromonospora sp. WMMD1102 and encodes:
- a CDS encoding CCA tRNA nucleotidyltransferase; its protein translation is MSETSAPNSAAGTPSASRSALSAAQRKAVAELLRVSPVADELGRRFARAGHELHLVGGSVRDALLGRLGDDLDFATDAHPDETLRLLKGWAEATWETGREFGTIGAQRDGLRLEITTFRAESYDQVSRNPVVRYGTNLGDDLRRRDFTVNAMAVSLPGHEFTDPHGGLADLAGRLIRTPGTPAESFGDDPLRMLRAARFAAQLRFAVAPEVRSAMRAMAADLDRITAERIRDEFTKLLCGADPIAGLRLLVDTGLADRFLPELSGLKLEIDEHAQHKDVYEHTLTVVGNAVRLEEAGCDFVLRMAALMHDVGKPATKAVGPDGRVSFHHHEVVGARLTRQRMKALRYPKDVTGQVVGLVGLHLRFYGYGRGEWTDSAVRRYVTDAGDLLPRLHKLTRSDCTTRNRRKAAALAADYDALEERIARIQAEEDLARVRPDLDGNAIMELLGVPPGPIVGRAWRHLKELRLERGPLDRDSAEVELLRWAREQGITD
- a CDS encoding NIPSNAP family protein, whose amino-acid sequence is MSELRHPVVELRQYTLHSGGRDALVDLFDREFVETQEAAGMAVVGQFHDLADPDRFVWLRGFPDMPRRAAALHEFYGGPVWRRHREQANATMVDSDDVLLLRPLDGRFGFPAPAVRPPVGHRDRPATRFTATLCHRTGPVDRSFVDLFHRRIRPLLVETGAAAVACLSTEYAENTFPALPVRTGEHVVCWLSRFADAGQLDDHIRHLDRSRRWRDEVLPELSGTLRTPPRLLRLAPTARSALR